The Candidatus Limnocylindrales bacterium genome has a segment encoding these proteins:
- a CDS encoding 3-deoxy-7-phosphoheptulonate synthase, with amino-acid sequence ESQVHRELASGLSVPVGFKNGTDGNVQICIDAIRAAAGAHHFLSVTKQGDAAIVETRGNDACHVILRGSTSGPNYDSASIDAVVAKLRAAKLAERVMIDCSHGNSRKDFHRQVEVAEDVARQVHSGCASICGVMLESNLVEGRQDLVAGQPLTYGQSITDACISWDTTVPVLETLAEAVRARRGR; translated from the coding sequence CGGAGAGCCAGGTTCATCGCGAGCTCGCTTCGGGCCTTTCGGTTCCGGTCGGATTCAAGAACGGCACCGACGGCAACGTGCAGATCTGCATCGACGCGATCCGCGCCGCGGCCGGGGCGCACCACTTCCTTTCGGTGACCAAGCAGGGCGACGCGGCGATCGTCGAGACGCGTGGCAACGACGCGTGCCACGTGATCCTTCGCGGATCCACGAGCGGGCCGAACTACGACTCGGCGAGCATCGATGCCGTGGTCGCAAAGCTGCGCGCGGCCAAGCTCGCCGAGCGCGTGATGATCGACTGCAGCCACGGCAACAGCCGCAAGGATTTCCACCGCCAGGTGGAAGTTGCAGAAGACGTCGCCCGCCAGGTCCATTCCGGCTGCGCATCGATCTGCGGCGTGATGCTCGAGTCGAACCTCGTCGAAGGGCGTCAGGACCTCGTCGCCGGCCAGCCGCTGACGTATGGGCAGTCGATCACGGATGCCTGCATCTCGTGGGACACGACCGTGCCGGTGCTCGAGACGCTCGCAGAAGCGGTGCGGGCGCGGCGCGGTCGTTGA
- a CDS encoding YihY/virulence factor BrkB family protein — MDLRSATTAGKNLFQQSYREWTNDKAARLGAAISYYTVFSLAPLLVITIAVASFVVGGDTARHSIIQTMGGLVGQDGGKAIEGMIDNASKNQSSGIIATVIGVAMLLAGASGVFVELQGALNTVWGVEEKPNEGMLAFLRNRMMSFAMVLSIGFLLLVSLVLSAVLTAVGDWVSHTLPGGAFAWHVVNGVVSLLMSAGMFAMIFKFLPDVRVAWRDVAVGALVTALLFTLGKALIGLYLGKSSTASVFGAAGSLAVVFVWVYYSAQILLFGAEFTQVWANEYGSHIETGTPKKVAQAAAPERRRVHRQTGTPQPAMRGAPMAR, encoded by the coding sequence ATGGACCTCCGCAGCGCAACCACCGCCGGCAAAAATCTTTTCCAGCAATCGTACCGGGAGTGGACCAACGACAAGGCCGCGCGCCTCGGCGCGGCGATTTCGTACTACACCGTCTTCTCGCTCGCGCCGCTGCTCGTGATCACGATCGCCGTCGCGAGCTTCGTCGTCGGCGGCGACACTGCCCGCCATTCGATCATCCAGACGATGGGCGGCCTCGTCGGCCAGGACGGCGGCAAAGCCATCGAGGGAATGATCGACAACGCTTCGAAGAACCAGAGCTCCGGCATCATTGCGACCGTGATCGGCGTTGCGATGCTGCTGGCTGGTGCATCCGGCGTGTTCGTCGAGTTGCAGGGCGCGCTGAACACGGTGTGGGGCGTCGAAGAAAAACCCAACGAAGGCATGCTCGCATTCCTTCGCAACCGGATGATGTCGTTCGCGATGGTGCTGTCGATCGGATTCCTGCTGCTGGTTTCGCTCGTTCTGAGCGCGGTGCTGACAGCCGTCGGAGACTGGGTCAGCCACACGCTGCCCGGAGGCGCGTTCGCGTGGCATGTCGTCAACGGTGTCGTGTCGCTGCTGATGTCGGCCGGGATGTTCGCGATGATCTTCAAGTTCCTGCCGGACGTACGCGTCGCATGGCGCGACGTCGCCGTCGGCGCACTTGTGACGGCGCTGCTCTTTACGCTCGGCAAGGCACTGATCGGGCTGTACCTCGGCAAAAGCAGCACCGCGAGCGTGTTCGGCGCTGCGGGCTCTCTCGCGGTCGTCTTCGTGTGGGTTTACTACTCGGCGCAGATCCTGCTGTTCGGCGCCGAGTTCACGCAGGTGTGGGCGAACGAGTACGGCTCGCACATCGAAACCGGCACGCCGAAAAAGGTCGCACAGGCCGCAGCCCCCGAGCGCCGGCGCGTACATCGGCAGACCGGAACCCCGCAACCGGCGATGCGCGGCGCGCCGATGGCGAGATGA
- a CDS encoding type II toxin-antitoxin system HicB family antitoxin, giving the protein MSVMKYKGYTARIEYDERDEIFIGRVLGLRAIVSFHGSTVNELRKQLRIAVNEFLRDCGKKGVRPEKEASGKMLLRVPPEVHGAALVAAKAKGKSLNQWATEVLARAARV; this is encoded by the coding sequence ATGAGTGTCATGAAATACAAGGGCTACACCGCCCGCATCGAGTACGACGAGCGCGACGAGATTTTCATAGGTCGGGTTCTCGGTCTTCGCGCCATCGTCAGCTTCCACGGATCGACGGTAAACGAGCTCCGAAAGCAGCTGCGAATCGCGGTGAACGAGTTTCTTCGTGATTGCGGCAAAAAGGGTGTGCGGCCAGAGAAAGAGGCCTCCGGAAAAATGCTGTTGCGGGTTCCGCCGGAGGTGCACGGCGCCGCTCTCGTCGCGGCGAAAGCAAAGGGCAAAAGCCTGAATCAGTGGGCGACCGAAGTGCTGGCTCGCGCGGCGCGCGTCTGA
- a CDS encoding HAMP domain-containing protein, which translates to METIPGSATAPRPSRTRAGTNGAVKGEAVLSVPLDRRQLLHALQRMRSGDFSVQLPGDLAGIDGKIADTFNDIVTANQKMAQELKRVGQVVGKEGKTRERTRFDQRRGAWGEMEGSVNTLIDDLLRPTTEVTGAIAAVAQGHLTQTMRLDVDGRPLEGEFLRSATIVNTMIEQLSVFTSEVTRVAREVGSDGKLGGQAQVPGVSGVWKDLTESVNSMASNLTAQVRNISEVTIAVASGDLSRKITVDVRGEILLLKEAINSMVDQLRGFASEVTRVAREVGTEGKLGGQAVVPGVAGTWKDLTDNVNLLAANLTTQVRNIAEVTTAVARGDLSRKITVDVKGEVLELKNTINTMVDQLNAFAGEVSRVAREVGTEGKLGGQAQVPGVAGTWKDLTDNVNFMTGNLTAQVRNIAEVATAIARGDLSKKITVNVSGEILQLKETLNTMVDQLNGFASEVTRVAREVGTEGRLGGQAAVPGVAGTWKDLTDNVNLLAANLTTQVRNIAEVTTAVARGDLSRKITVDVKGEVLELKVTINTMVDQLNAFAAEVTRVAREVGTEGKLGGQAQVPGVAGTWKDLTDSVNSMASNLTGQVRNIVEVATAVARGDLSSKITVDVKGEILELKDTLNTMVDQLNAFASEVTRVAREVGTEGKLGGQATVPGVGGTWKDLTDSVNFMAGNLTAQVRNIAEVATAIANGDLSKKITVDVSGEIRELKDTINTMVDQLNAFAAEVTRVAREVGTEGKLGGQAQVPGVAGTWKGLTDNVNFMAGNLTAQVRNIAEVTTAVARGDLSRKITVNVSGEILELKNTINTMVDQLNGFAGEVTRVAREVGTEGRLGGQAQVPGVAGTWKDLTDSVNSMASNLTAQVRNIAEVATAIANGDLSKKITVDVRGELLNLKETLNRMVEQLRSFAAEVTRVAREVGTDGKLGGQANVSGVAGTWKDLTDNVNLLAANLTTQVRNVAEVTTAVARGDLSRKITVDVKGEVLELKLTINTMVDQLNAFAAEVTRVAREVGTEGKLGGQAKVPGVAGTWKDLTDNVNVMAANLTEQVRGIVRVVTAVANGDLKPKLTVNAKGEVAALAETINDMTGTLATFADQVTTVAREVGVEGRLGGQANVPGAAGTWKDLTGNVNLLAANLTGQVRAIAEVATAVTQGDLTRSIQVEARGEMAELKDNINTMIDNLRLTTDRNTEQDWLKTNLARFTGMLQGQRDLSTVGRMLLSELTPLVNAHQGVIYRTEGGEPNELYLIASFADDGSNGHNPVIRVGEGLLGQCAADRRRILINDLPPDSVPVSSGLFRSKPRSVIVLPVLFEGEVKAVIELASLGSFTASHLAFLEQLTTSIGIVLNSIEATMQTEGLLVQSQQLAAELGSQKKELQQTNEQLAQKAQQLAEQNAEVERKNQEIEQARRAVEEKATELALTSKYKSEFLANMSHELRTPLNSILILGQQLGENVEGNLTPKQVEFARTIHGAGTDLLNLITDILDLSKIESGTVTVVAEEVIVTNVLEAIARPFRHEADNRKLSLDVRIDPAIGSTMVTDSKRLQQVLKNLLSNAFKFTEQGGVRLAVSRVDSGFNPEHPVLGRAQNVIAFEVSDTGIGIPAEKQRIIFEAFQQADAGTSRRYGGTGLGLAISRELASLLGGEIQLRSTPGQGSTFTLYLPQSYAGPTAASGQMADSPPATPLLSGVRAVDRPIDQIPDDRHELNPGDPVLLIVEDDPSYARILLDQAHLQGFKVLVAMRGADALELAREHTPTAVSLDVFLPDMLGWTVLNQLKQDPTLRHIPVQIVTLDEDRQHGLARGAFSFLAKPTTTEGLEAALGRIKDFAVPRSKRLLVVEDNPAEQLSINTLLEHDDITIETAASGEEALKALREKSYDCCVLDLRLPDMSGFQVLETMRDDESLADLPVVVFTGKELSPEEDARLHMLARSVVVKGVESPERLLDETALFLHRVISDLPPEKQQMLDRLHRSDDDLLGKKVLVVDDDVRNIFALSSVLERRGMEVLTAGTGYEAITTLETTPNVAIVLMDIMMPEMDGYQTMQVIRQKTEFRRLPIVALTAKAMKGDREKCLEAGASDYLAKPVNTEQLLSALRLWLHR; encoded by the coding sequence GTGGAAACCATTCCAGGTTCAGCTACCGCTCCCAGACCCAGTCGTACCCGCGCCGGCACCAACGGCGCCGTCAAAGGGGAAGCAGTCCTGTCGGTCCCGCTCGACCGCCGGCAGCTCCTCCACGCGCTGCAGCGAATGCGCAGCGGCGACTTCTCGGTCCAGCTTCCAGGCGATCTGGCCGGCATCGACGGCAAGATCGCCGACACGTTCAACGACATCGTCACGGCCAACCAGAAGATGGCGCAGGAGCTCAAGCGCGTCGGCCAGGTGGTCGGGAAGGAAGGCAAGACCCGCGAGCGAACCCGCTTCGACCAGCGCCGCGGCGCGTGGGGCGAGATGGAGGGCTCGGTCAACACGCTGATCGACGATCTCCTGCGGCCGACCACCGAAGTCACCGGCGCCATCGCGGCCGTCGCGCAGGGACACCTGACGCAGACCATGCGACTCGACGTCGACGGGCGCCCCCTCGAGGGCGAGTTCCTGCGCTCGGCAACCATCGTCAACACGATGATCGAGCAGCTGTCGGTCTTCACGTCGGAGGTCACGCGCGTCGCGCGCGAAGTCGGCTCCGACGGCAAGCTCGGCGGTCAGGCGCAGGTGCCCGGCGTAAGCGGCGTCTGGAAGGACCTGACCGAGTCGGTCAACTCGATGGCCTCGAACCTGACCGCGCAGGTTCGAAACATCTCCGAAGTCACGATCGCCGTCGCCAGCGGCGACCTCTCGCGAAAGATCACCGTCGACGTCCGCGGCGAAATTCTCCTGCTCAAGGAAGCCATCAACTCGATGGTCGACCAGCTGCGCGGCTTCGCTTCCGAAGTCACGCGCGTCGCGCGCGAAGTCGGAACGGAAGGAAAGCTCGGCGGACAGGCCGTGGTGCCGGGCGTGGCCGGAACGTGGAAGGACCTTACCGACAACGTCAACCTTCTGGCCGCAAACCTGACGACGCAGGTTCGAAACATCGCCGAAGTGACGACGGCCGTCGCACGCGGCGACCTTTCGAGAAAAATCACCGTCGACGTCAAGGGCGAAGTTCTCGAGCTCAAGAACACCATCAACACGATGGTCGATCAGCTCAACGCATTCGCCGGCGAAGTCTCGCGCGTCGCGCGCGAAGTCGGAACCGAAGGAAAGCTCGGCGGCCAGGCGCAGGTGCCCGGTGTCGCTGGAACGTGGAAGGACCTTACCGACAACGTCAACTTCATGACCGGCAACCTGACGGCGCAGGTTCGAAACATCGCCGAAGTGGCGACCGCAATCGCACGCGGCGACCTTTCCAAGAAAATCACCGTGAACGTGTCGGGCGAAATCCTTCAGCTCAAGGAAACGCTCAACACGATGGTGGATCAGCTGAACGGCTTTGCATCGGAGGTCACGCGCGTCGCGCGCGAAGTCGGAACCGAAGGCCGACTCGGCGGACAGGCTGCGGTGCCCGGTGTTGCCGGTACGTGGAAGGATCTTACCGACAACGTCAACCTGCTGGCCGCCAACCTGACGACGCAGGTACGAAACATCGCCGAAGTGACGACCGCCGTGGCCCGCGGCGATCTCTCGAGAAAGATCACCGTCGACGTGAAGGGCGAAGTCCTCGAGCTCAAGGTCACGATCAACACGATGGTCGACCAGCTCAACGCGTTCGCCGCCGAGGTCACGCGCGTCGCGCGCGAAGTCGGAACCGAAGGAAAGCTCGGCGGTCAGGCTCAGGTGCCGGGCGTCGCCGGAACCTGGAAGGACCTTACCGACTCGGTCAACTCGATGGCGAGCAACCTGACGGGACAGGTCCGCAACATCGTGGAAGTCGCAACGGCCGTGGCGCGCGGCGACCTTTCGTCGAAGATCACGGTCGACGTCAAAGGCGAGATCCTCGAGCTCAAAGACACGCTCAACACGATGGTCGACCAGCTCAACGCGTTCGCGTCCGAAGTGACGCGCGTTGCCCGCGAAGTCGGAACCGAAGGAAAGCTCGGCGGCCAGGCCACCGTGCCCGGCGTCGGCGGAACCTGGAAGGACCTTACCGACTCGGTCAACTTCATGGCCGGTAACCTCACGGCGCAGGTCCGAAACATCGCCGAAGTCGCGACCGCCATCGCGAACGGCGACTTGTCGAAGAAAATCACCGTCGACGTGTCCGGCGAAATCCGCGAGCTCAAGGACACCATCAACACGATGGTCGACCAGCTCAACGCGTTCGCCGCCGAAGTCACGCGCGTCGCGCGCGAAGTCGGAACCGAAGGCAAGCTCGGCGGTCAGGCGCAGGTGCCCGGCGTCGCCGGCACGTGGAAGGGCCTTACCGACAACGTCAACTTCATGGCCGGTAACCTTACCGCGCAGGTTCGAAACATCGCCGAGGTGACCACGGCCGTCGCGCGCGGCGACCTTTCACGCAAGATCACCGTGAACGTCTCGGGAGAAATCCTCGAGCTCAAGAACACCATCAACACGATGGTCGACCAGCTCAACGGCTTCGCCGGCGAAGTTACGCGCGTTGCGCGCGAGGTCGGAACCGAAGGCCGGCTCGGCGGCCAGGCGCAGGTGCCCGGCGTGGCCGGCACGTGGAAGGATCTCACCGACTCGGTCAACTCGATGGCGTCGAACCTGACGGCGCAGGTTCGAAACATCGCCGAAGTCGCAACCGCCATCGCCAACGGCGACTTGTCCAAGAAGATCACCGTCGACGTGCGCGGCGAGCTGCTCAATCTCAAGGAAACGCTCAACCGCATGGTCGAGCAGCTGCGTTCGTTCGCGGCCGAAGTCACGCGCGTCGCGCGCGAAGTCGGTACCGACGGCAAGCTCGGCGGTCAGGCCAACGTGAGCGGCGTGGCCGGCACGTGGAAGGATCTTACCGACAACGTGAACCTGCTCGCCGCAAACCTGACGACGCAGGTCCGCAACGTCGCCGAAGTGACGACCGCCGTGGCACGCGGCGACCTCTCGCGAAAGATCACCGTGGACGTGAAGGGCGAAGTTCTCGAGCTCAAGCTGACCATCAACACGATGGTCGATCAGCTCAACGCGTTCGCCGCCGAAGTGACGCGCGTCGCGCGCGAAGTCGGCACCGAAGGAAAGCTCGGTGGTCAGGCCAAGGTGCCCGGCGTGGCCGGCACGTGGAAGGATCTTACCGACAACGTCAACGTCATGGCGGCGAACCTCACCGAACAGGTACGCGGCATCGTGCGCGTCGTGACCGCCGTGGCCAACGGCGACCTCAAGCCGAAGCTGACCGTGAACGCGAAAGGCGAAGTCGCCGCACTCGCGGAAACGATCAACGACATGACCGGAACGCTCGCGACGTTCGCCGACCAGGTGACGACGGTGGCGCGCGAAGTCGGCGTGGAAGGCCGACTCGGCGGCCAGGCGAACGTGCCCGGCGCGGCCGGCACGTGGAAGGATCTTACCGGCAACGTGAACCTGCTGGCCGCAAACCTGACGGGCCAGGTCCGCGCAATCGCCGAAGTGGCCACGGCCGTGACGCAGGGCGACCTGACGCGCTCCATCCAGGTGGAAGCGCGCGGCGAAATGGCCGAGCTCAAAGACAATATCAACACGATGATCGACAACCTCCGTCTGACGACGGACCGCAACACCGAGCAGGACTGGCTCAAGACCAACCTCGCGCGCTTTACCGGCATGCTGCAGGGACAGCGCGACCTGTCGACGGTGGGACGGATGCTGCTGTCGGAGCTGACGCCGCTCGTCAACGCGCACCAGGGCGTCATCTACCGGACCGAAGGCGGCGAGCCGAACGAGCTGTACCTGATCGCATCGTTCGCCGACGACGGATCCAACGGTCACAACCCGGTCATCCGCGTCGGCGAAGGCCTGCTCGGACAGTGCGCGGCCGACCGGCGCCGCATCCTGATCAACGACCTGCCGCCCGATTCGGTGCCGGTCAGCTCCGGACTGTTCCGTTCGAAGCCGCGCAGCGTGATCGTGCTGCCGGTTCTGTTCGAAGGCGAGGTCAAGGCGGTCATCGAGCTGGCATCCCTCGGATCGTTCACCGCGTCGCACCTCGCGTTCCTCGAGCAGCTGACGACGTCGATCGGCATCGTGCTCAACTCGATCGAAGCGACGATGCAGACCGAAGGCCTGCTGGTGCAGTCGCAGCAGCTCGCGGCCGAGCTCGGGTCGCAGAAGAAGGAGCTGCAGCAGACCAACGAGCAGCTCGCGCAGAAGGCCCAGCAGCTCGCCGAACAGAACGCCGAGGTCGAGCGCAAGAACCAGGAAATCGAGCAGGCCCGGCGCGCCGTCGAAGAAAAGGCGACCGAGCTCGCGCTCACGTCGAAGTACAAGTCCGAATTCCTCGCGAACATGTCGCACGAGCTGCGCACTCCGCTCAACTCGATCCTGATCCTCGGCCAGCAGCTCGGCGAGAACGTCGAGGGCAACCTGACGCCGAAACAGGTCGAGTTCGCGCGAACGATCCACGGCGCAGGCACCGACCTGCTGAACCTGATCACCGACATTCTCGACCTGTCCAAGATCGAGTCGGGAACGGTGACGGTCGTTGCCGAGGAAGTCATCGTCACGAACGTGCTCGAGGCGATCGCGCGGCCGTTTCGCCACGAGGCCGACAACAGGAAGCTCTCGCTCGACGTGCGCATCGATCCTGCGATCGGCTCGACGATGGTCACCGACTCCAAGCGCCTGCAGCAGGTCCTGAAGAACCTCCTGTCGAACGCGTTCAAGTTCACCGAGCAGGGCGGCGTTCGCCTCGCCGTCTCCAGGGTCGACAGTGGCTTCAATCCGGAGCACCCGGTGCTCGGTCGCGCACAGAACGTGATCGCGTTCGAAGTGTCGGATACCGGCATCGGCATTCCGGCCGAGAAGCAGCGCATCATCTTCGAGGCGTTCCAGCAGGCCGACGCCGGCACCAGCCGGCGCTACGGCGGCACCGGTCTCGGTCTCGCGATCAGCCGCGAGCTCGCGTCGCTGCTCGGCGGTGAGATCCAGCTTCGCAGCACGCCGGGACAAGGCAGTACGTTCACGCTGTACCTGCCGCAGTCGTATGCGGGCCCGACCGCAGCGTCGGGACAGATGGCCGATTCGCCTCCGGCGACGCCGCTATTGTCTGGCGTGCGCGCCGTCGATCGCCCGATCGACCAGATTCCGGACGACCGTCACGAGCTGAACCCGGGAGATCCGGTGCTGCTGATCGTCGAGGACGATCCGAGCTACGCGCGCATCCTGCTCGACCAGGCCCATCTGCAGGGATTCAAGGTGCTGGTGGCGATGCGCGGCGCCGATGCGCTCGAGCTCGCGCGCGAGCACACGCCGACGGCGGTTTCGCTCGACGTGTTCCTGCCCGACATGCTCGGCTGGACGGTGCTGAATCAGCTCAAGCAGGATCCCACTCTTCGGCACATCCCGGTGCAGATCGTCACGCTCGATGAAGATCGGCAGCACGGGCTTGCACGCGGAGCGTTCTCGTTCCTCGCCAAGCCGACGACGACCGAAGGCCTCGAAGCGGCGCTCGGCCGCATCAAGGACTTCGCGGTTCCGCGCAGCAAGCGGCTGCTGGTCGTCGAGGACAATCCGGCCGAGCAGCTCAGCATCAACACGCTGCTCGAGCACGACGACATCACGATCGAGACCGCGGCCAGCGGCGAAGAGGCGCTCAAGGCCCTGCGCGAGAAGTCCTACGACTGCTGCGTGCTCGACCTGAGACTTCCGGACATGAGCGGCTTCCAGGTGCTCGAGACCATGCGCGACGACGAGAGCCTGGCCGACCTGCCGGTCGTGGTCTTCACCGGCAAGGAGCTCTCGCCGGAAGAAGACGCGCGCCTGCACATGCTGGCACGCAGCGTGGTCGTCAAAGGCGTCGAGTCGCCCGAGCGGCTGCTCGACGAGACCGCGCTGTTCCTGCACCGCGTGATCTCCGACCTGCCGCCGGAGAAACAGCAGATGCTCGACCGGCTGCATCGCTCGGACGACGACCTGCTCGGCAAGAAGGTGCTGGTCGTCGACGACGACGTCCGCAACATCTTCGCGCTCAGCAGCGTGCTCGAGCGCCGCGGCATGGAGGTGCTGACGGCCGGGACGGGCTACGAGGCGATCACGACGCTCGAGACCACCCCGAACGTTGCAATCGTGCTGATGGACATCATGATGCCGGAGATGGACGGCTATCAGACCATGCAGGTCATCCGCCAGAAAACCGAGTTCCGGAGGCTGCCGATCGTCGCGCTGACCGCGAAGGCCATGAAGGGCGACCGCGAGAAATGCCTCGAAGCCGGCGCGTCCGATTATCTCGCCAAACCCGTCAACACCGAGCAGCTTCTGTCGGCGCTGCGCCTGTGGCTGCACCGATGA
- a CDS encoding response regulator, translating to MTQPVSSLTPVANGNHHEAVNILLVDDQPAKLLSYEAMLNQLGENLIKANSAKEALDHLLRNEITVVLMDVSMPDIDGFELAEIIRGHPRYQKTAIIFVSAVHLTDLDRLKGYESGAVDYVAVPVVPELLRAKVSVFTELYRKTRESERLNRELEQRVAERTAALEAASAKQEALTQQLREADHRKDEFLALLAHELRNPLASVRNAAGIMRAKETKDPELIWCREVIERQADQLTRLVDDLLDVSRITQGKIKLRLQPFDLAEAVSCAVETSRALVEKQHHQLVVRLPDEKISIDGDLTRITQVIGNLLTNAAKYQNERGRIDLIVEKMGTMVAITVRDQGIGIAPEMLTQIFELFAQGERSLDRAQGGLGIGLSLVKSLVEMHGGMVTAASAGPGKGSEFTVRIPCRSEELRADAAVVEHPTSTNGKPRRILVVDDNQDAADSLTMLMQMRGFDVRVAYDGQTAIDVATSEKPAVILLDIGLPGIDGYEVCRRMRQQGLSDTCIIALTGYGQDRDRERSKEAGFDLHTVKPVKIDELLRLIADS from the coding sequence ATGACACAACCCGTTTCCTCCCTTACGCCGGTGGCGAACGGCAATCACCACGAGGCGGTCAACATCCTCCTCGTGGACGATCAGCCGGCCAAGCTGCTCAGCTACGAAGCGATGCTGAACCAGCTCGGCGAGAACCTGATCAAGGCCAACTCGGCGAAGGAAGCGCTCGACCACCTGCTGCGCAACGAGATCACGGTCGTGCTGATGGACGTCAGCATGCCCGACATCGACGGGTTCGAGCTCGCCGAGATCATTCGCGGACATCCGCGCTATCAGAAGACCGCGATCATCTTCGTGTCGGCGGTACACCTGACCGACCTCGACCGTCTCAAGGGCTACGAGTCGGGCGCCGTCGACTATGTCGCGGTGCCGGTCGTGCCGGAGCTGCTGCGCGCCAAAGTCAGCGTGTTCACCGAGCTCTACAGGAAGACGCGCGAATCCGAGCGGCTCAACCGCGAGCTCGAGCAGCGCGTCGCCGAGCGCACGGCCGCGCTCGAAGCGGCCAGCGCGAAGCAGGAAGCGCTGACGCAGCAGCTTCGCGAAGCCGACCATCGAAAGGACGAGTTTCTCGCGCTGCTCGCGCACGAGCTTCGCAACCCGCTCGCATCGGTGCGCAACGCCGCCGGCATCATGCGCGCAAAGGAAACGAAGGATCCCGAGCTGATCTGGTGCCGCGAAGTCATCGAACGCCAGGCCGACCAGCTGACGCGGCTGGTCGACGACCTGCTCGACGTCTCGCGCATCACGCAGGGCAAGATCAAGCTGCGGCTGCAGCCATTCGACCTTGCCGAGGCCGTCAGCTGCGCGGTCGAGACCAGCCGCGCGCTCGTCGAGAAACAGCATCATCAGCTGGTCGTCCGGCTCCCCGACGAGAAGATCTCGATCGACGGCGACCTGACGCGCATTACCCAGGTGATCGGCAACCTGCTGACCAACGCCGCCAAATACCAGAACGAGCGCGGGCGCATCGACCTCATCGTGGAGAAGATGGGCACGATGGTCGCGATCACCGTACGCGATCAGGGGATCGGAATCGCACCCGAGATGCTCACGCAGATTTTCGAGCTGTTCGCGCAGGGCGAACGTTCCCTCGATCGCGCGCAAGGTGGACTTGGAATCGGGCTGTCTCTCGTCAAAAGCCTCGTCGAGATGCATGGTGGAATGGTGACCGCCGCGAGCGCAGGCCCCGGAAAGGGCAGCGAGTTCACGGTACGGATTCCGTGTCGCAGTGAAGAGCTGCGCGCGGATGCGGCGGTCGTCGAACACCCGACGAGCACGAACGGCAAGCCGCGCCGTATTCTCGTCGTGGACGATAACCAGGACGCGGCCGACAGCTTGACGATGCTCATGCAGATGCGAGGCTTCGACGTGCGGGTCGCCTACGACGGACAGACCGCAATCGACGTCGCCACGAGCGAAAAACCGGCGGTGATTCTTCTCGATATCGGACTTCCGGGTATCGACGGATACGAAGTGTGCCGCCGCATGCGCCAGCAGGGACTTTCCGACACCTGCATCATCGCGCTGACCGGGTACGGTCAGGATCGCGATCGCGAACGCTCCAAAGAGGCCGGGTTCGACCTCCACACGGTCAAGCCCGTCAAGATCGACGAGCTCCTCAGGCTGATCGCAGACAGCTGA